In Shumkonia mesophila, the genomic stretch GCCGGCAGGGTGATGACCGTTTCCTGGGCGGTCAGCTCGCCGCGGCCATCCTGGACGGCGGCGACGAACAGCACCTCCGGTCCGTTCTGGACGCTGGCGATGAAAGGTGCCAGGTGCATTGCCTTCATATGGCCCGAGCCCGCCTCGAGCGTGCGGTTGAGACCGTAGTGGTCGCGGCGGCCGTCCATGAAGGCGTTGATGACCGGCACGTCGCGTCCGCCGCCGAGATTGATCATCAGGAGCGCGTTGTCGTGATGCGTGGAATGCGATTCCGCCGAGGCGATGGAAAAGCCGTTGCCGAGATAATGCGAATAGCGCCGGTGAGGCGCCTCGCCGAAGCGGGCGGTGACGAAGCGCGGGCGCGGCGCGTCCCACCAATGCCGCGCCATGGCCGAGGGCGGAACCCAGGCGGCGTCGGCGAACGGCCCGAAACGGCGTCTCTGGCCGCCGGCGGTCCAGCCGGCGCGCGCGGCGAAATCATCGAGACGGCCGCTGTTGAATAGCCGGTTGTAGCTGCGGCTGTGCGGGCCGCCCAGGCGCTCCGCCGGCCGGTACCAGTTGAGGGCGACGTCCGTCCACACGATGTCGAGGCCGCGGCGGGCCAGCGCTCGCGCCTCCTCGCTCCGGGCCAGGTTGGCGATGAGGGCCAGGTTTTCGAGATCGACGTAGTAGTAGTCGGGGCTCAGGTACTCGGTAATGCCGACGCGGGCGGTGAAGGCCAGCCACTGGCGCAGGTGCGAACGGCCTTCCTCGGCCAGCTTGGGATCGTCGAACTGTTCGCCCAGCGCAATCAGGTTCCAGGCCTTCATCAGGTAGATGTTGGTGTAGGCGACCGAGACCTTGTGGTTGACGATCCCCGTGCGGGCCAAGCGGAGCAGGCTTTCGAGACGTTGGCGCGGCTGCTCGGCCATGCGCTCGCGGAAAAGAATCCAGGCGACCATGGCCATACGGGTGGTGAACTCCACGCCGTTGTAGTCGACCACCGTCGCATCGCCATGATACCAGCGGACGTTGCCATAGGACTTGCTGGCGGAATCGGTATCCTGAAGGTCGGCCAGCGCCGCCACGGCCCGTTCGATGCGCTCGGGCGCGGTGCCGACGGCGAGGCCGTCGAGGATGACATTGAGCAGATCCCAGCCAAATGGCCCGCGGCCGCAGGTTGCCGTCGGGAAACAGCCGCGCCCAGTTGGCGTCGAGGCGTTGGGCCACGCGCGCCGTTTCCCCGGGGGTCGGTTGCCAGATGGCGGGCTCGGCGGCCGCGGCCATCGAGGCCGTGGCCAGGGAGAGGACGAAACCCCGCAGGGCCATGACGGGAACGAGGGAAATCTTTGCCATAGGCCTCTCGCACATCCTGTTCGGGAAGACGCCGCACCGGTCATAGTAACCCGGCAGGACGCCCGCCGAAAAGCAAAGGGCCCGCCGATCGGCGGGCCCCTTTTTCGTGCGATGACCGCTGGCGGTCTAGCGCTTCGAGAACTGGAAGCTGCGGCGGGCCTTGGCGCGGCCGTACTTCTTGCGCTCGACGGCGCGCGAATCGCGGGTCAGGAAACCGCCCTTCTTCAGCACGCCGCGCAGGTTGGGCTCGAAATAGGTGAGCGCCCGGCTGATGCCGAGGCGGACGGCGCCGGCCTGTCCGGACAGCCCGCCTCCCGTCACCGTGCAGAACACGTCGTACTGGCTGCTCCGCTGGGCGGTGTCGAACGGCTGGTTGATGATCATGCGCAGTACCGGCCGGGCGAAGTACACCTGGACGTCGCGCCCGTTGACCGTGATGCGGCCCGCACCCGGCTTGATCCACACGCGGGCGATGGCGTTCTTGCGCCGGCCCGTGGCATAGGCGCGCCCCTGGGCGTCGATCTTGGGTTCGGGCAGTGCGGCTTGCGGCTGCGGCTCGGCCTTCCTCGGCGCAACGGCGGCCGTCCGGCCTTCGATGGCCTCTTTCAGGTCCTCGAGGGTCTTCACATCCTCGGCCATGCCTTACGCACTCCTCTTGTTCTTCGGATTCATCGCCGCGATGTCCAGGGCTTCCGGCTGCTGGGCGGCATGGGGATGCTCGGGACCCCCGTAAACGAACAGCTTCTTCATCTGCTGGCGGCCCATCGGGTTGCGCGAAAGCATGCGCTCGACCGCCTTCTTGATGACGAACTCGGGCCGCTTGCCGGCCAGCGCCTCGTCGGCGGTGCGCGACTTGATGCCGCCCGGGTGCCCGGTATGCCAGAAGTATTCCTTCTTGAACATCTTCCGGCCGGTCAGGTGCACCTTCTCGGCGTTGATGACGATGATGTTGTCGCCGCAATCGATGTGCGGCGTGAACATGGTTTTATGCTTGCCGCGCAGGCGCATGGCGATGATGCTGGCCAGCCGTCCGAGGACGAGGCCTTCCGCATCGATCACGAACCATTTGCGCTCTACGTCCGACGGTTTCGCCGAATAGGTTTTCATCGTTCCCTTGCAGAGCTGGAAAACACAAAGTCCGAGCCGGTCTCGCCGGCTCGTGGGGCGCGGAGTATGCCATAGGAAAACCGGAAGTCAACGGAAAAAGCGTTGAAAATTCGGGGGTTACGAGAACGGTATTATAATACCGCGCCTCAGTCGCCCGCCCCGCCTACTCCGCCGCGCCCACCTGCAGCGGCCGCGCCGGCTGCCGGGAGGGTTCGCCGGGCAGCAGGAAGCCGATGGCCGAGGCGGCGGCGGCCAAACTGGCCAGGATGACGAACAGCCAGAAGAAGTCGCCGCTGGCGTCGAACAGCGCCCCCTCCAGCTTGACGCCCAGGCCGCTGGCGACGCCGATGGCGAATACGAACTTGAGGCCGTAGAACAGGCCCCTCCGGTGGCTGGGTGCGTAGCGGGCCACCAGGCAGTTCTCGGCCGGCAGCGAGCCGACATTGGCCGTCACCATGAGGACGGCGATCACCACCAGCAGCGGGCCGCCGATCTGGGAGGCCAGCACGAGAAGCGGCACCTGGCAGAGGAAGGCCAACTGGTAGACGGTCTTCAGCGAATAGCGGTCGGCCAGCCGCCCCGAAATGATCTGCAGCACGCCGGCGGTGCCATAGACGATGGCCACCATGACCGAGATGCCGAAGGCGCCGCCCGCCGCGAAGTCGGCGACGCGCAGCGAGAACACCTTGGGCAGCCCCGCCTGCGTCGCCTGATAGATCATGCCGTTGCAGATCATGGTGACGAGAAGCACCAGGATGACGCGGATGGTGTCCTGGCGCGAGACCGGCGGCTCGACGCGGCGGTCCGTCTTGCTTTCCACGATGTCGCCCCTAAGCACCAGGGCGCAAAAGACGACGCCCGTGACGATGATCAGGGCACCCGGCAGGATGAAGGCGGCCCGCCAGCCGAAGAGGTCGATCAGGGCGCCAGACATCAGGGCGGCGGCGGCCGGGCCGAAGCCGCCGAACATCCCGTTGACGCCCAGCGCCATGCCGCGGTTGAACGCGTTGCGCACCAGCCAGGCCATGCCGACCGGATGATAGATGGAGCCGAACAGCCCCGTCGTCGCCAGCCAGAAGGCGATGGCGAACGGCGTGTCGGCCAGTCCCGTCAGCACCATCCCGCCCCCGGTGCCGAGGAAGAACAACGTCATCATGCCGACCGCGCTCCAGCGGTCGCCCAGCCAGCCGGCGAGCGGCGCCATCACGCCGAACAAGATGTTGCTGACCAGGATGAGGGACACGGCCTCGCCGTGGCTGAGGCCCAGTTCCGGCTCCAGCGCCAGCACCGCGATATAGAAGATCGGCGCGAACAGGTGCGAATAGCTGTGGGCGACGCAGGAAAAGCCCATCGACAGTGGGGCCGAATAGCGGGACATGGTTTCTGTTTTCCTTCGGGTAGCCGGCTCCGGGCGCCGACACATGTTTCTTCATATAGAGCGCCTTGGGCCGGCTGTCACCGGGCGTACTTGCGCAAAACGCAAGGTCGTTGCGGGAATCTCCTCTCCGCAACGCGGTTGATAAACAGACAGGGTTTATCTATTATTGGTCGATCCTGATCGGCCGAGGATTGCCCGGAATGGCTGACTACCGGGTTTTGGGAGGTTCAAAGAGGCTTCCAGGCCTCGCCGTCGGTGGCCGGAGACGACATTGGATCGGCAAGACCCTTCTTGGTCTTGCCGATTTCCTTTTTCCGGGGCGGCTTCTATCGGCCTCTCCGCCACGGCGGATCGAGCGCGGCGATGCGCGTGAAGGCCGGGCAGTCCTCGCGATGGGCCCCCGGCAGATAACCGATGCTCATCAGGAACTCATTCACCACCTCGCCGCCCGTGAACTTGAAGGTCTTGCGGAAGACCTTGACCCATTCTTCCAGGGTCAGCGGATGGCGCTCCGCGATCCAGGCGGCGAACCCGCCGTCGGTATCGCGGAGCGCGCGGATGCGGCGGGCGTTTTCGATGATGGCGGCGACCTTCAGGCGGTTGCGCACGATCCCCGGATCGGCCAGCAGGCGGGCGACATCGGCCTCGCCATAGACGGCCACCGTGTCGACGTCGAAGCCGTCGAAGGCCGCCCGCATGCCCTCGCGCTTGCGCAGCACCAGCAACCACGACAGACCGGCCTGGAAGATTTCCAGCGACAGTCGTTCGAAAAGCGCACTCTCGTCGGTAAGCGGAAAGCCGTATTCCTCGTCGTGATAGGGCCCGTGCAGGGGATGGCCCGGCGCCGCGTCGCAATACCCGGACATGTCCGTCAGCTCCTCAACGAAATCCAACCCTGATCCATGATGACGTAGACGATGGCCCACAGGATGCCGGCAATGGCCGTCGTCGCTGCCACCTTGATGGCCAAGTGCGGTTTGCGGGGCGCGCTCGGCGCGTGGCCGCGGGCGACGTCCACGGCGTCGAGCGGCTGGTTACCCCACGGCAGAACCATGAAGATCACCAGCCACCAGATGACCAGATAAACCGCGATGCCGCTGATCCATCCCATGGCGGGGCCTCTCACGCCTGTTCGAGTTCGACCAGGGTGCCGGCGAAGTCCTTCGGATGCAGGAAGACCACCGGCTTGCCGTGGGCCCCGGTCTTCGGCCGCCCGTCGCCCAGAATCCTGGCGCCGGCCGCCGCCAATTGACGGCAGGCGGCCTCGATGTCGGGGACTTCGTAGCACAGATGATGGATGCCGCCGTCCGGGTTGCGGGCCAGGAAGCCGGCGATGGGGGACCGCTCGCCCAGCGGTTCCAGCAGTTCGATGCGGGTGTTGGGCAGATCGACGAAGACGGTGGTGACGCCGTGCTCGGGCAGCGCCTTGGGCTCGGAGACCCGGGCACCCAGCGTGCCACGGTAAAGCTCGGCGGCGGCGGCGAGGTCGGCCACTGCGATGGCGACGTGATTGAGACGGCCGATCATCGGCCCCCCTCCTTTGCCTACAGGCGAACCAGATGGATCTGGGTCACCGGCTTCTTGCCGATACTCTTGCGAAAACCGCGGCGCACGGCAACCCGGACCAGCTCGCGGACCGCCTCGTCGTCGGCGGCGGTGTCCGCCCTCAGGGCGGCAAGCGCGGCGCGCACCTCGGCCCGCACGACGGCCAGCGGCTCCTCCTCGTGCTCCTCCAGCAGGCCG encodes the following:
- the rpsI gene encoding 30S ribosomal protein S9 — protein: MAEDVKTLEDLKEAIEGRTAAVAPRKAEPQPQAALPEPKIDAQGRAYATGRRKNAIARVWIKPGAGRITVNGRDVQVYFARPVLRMIINQPFDTAQRSSQYDVFCTVTGGGLSGQAGAVRLGISRALTYFEPNLRGVLKKGGFLTRDSRAVERKKYGRAKARRSFQFSKR
- the rplM gene encoding 50S ribosomal protein L13, with amino-acid sequence MKTYSAKPSDVERKWFVIDAEGLVLGRLASIIAMRLRGKHKTMFTPHIDCGDNIIVINAEKVHLTGRKMFKKEYFWHTGHPGGIKSRTADEALAGKRPEFVIKKAVERMLSRNPMGRQQMKKLFVYGGPEHPHAAQQPEALDIAAMNPKNKRSA
- a CDS encoding MFS transporter, with amino-acid sequence MSRYSAPLSMGFSCVAHSYSHLFAPIFYIAVLALEPELGLSHGEAVSLILVSNILFGVMAPLAGWLGDRWSAVGMMTLFFLGTGGGMVLTGLADTPFAIAFWLATTGLFGSIYHPVGMAWLVRNAFNRGMALGVNGMFGGFGPAAAALMSGALIDLFGWRAAFILPGALIIVTGVVFCALVLRGDIVESKTDRRVEPPVSRQDTIRVILVLLVTMICNGMIYQATQAGLPKVFSLRVADFAAGGAFGISVMVAIVYGTAGVLQIISGRLADRYSLKTVYQLAFLCQVPLLVLASQIGGPLLVVIAVLMVTANVGSLPAENCLVARYAPSHRRGLFYGLKFVFAIGVASGLGVKLEGALFDASGDFFWLFVILASLAAAASAIGFLLPGEPSRQPARPLQVGAAE
- a CDS encoding DNA-3-methyladenine glycosylase I, with product MSGYCDAAPGHPLHGPYHDEEYGFPLTDESALFERLSLEIFQAGLSWLLVLRKREGMRAAFDGFDVDTVAVYGEADVARLLADPGIVRNRLKVAAIIENARRIRALRDTDGGFAAWIAERHPLTLEEWVKVFRKTFKFTGGEVVNEFLMSIGYLPGAHREDCPAFTRIAALDPPWRRGR
- a CDS encoding DUF1467 family protein, whose amino-acid sequence is MGWISGIAVYLVIWWLVIFMVLPWGNQPLDAVDVARGHAPSAPRKPHLAIKVAATTAIAGILWAIVYVIMDQGWISLRS
- the mce gene encoding methylmalonyl-CoA epimerase; translation: MIGRLNHVAIAVADLAAAAELYRGTLGARVSEPKALPEHGVTTVFVDLPNTRIELLEPLGERSPIAGFLARNPDGGIHHLCYEVPDIEAACRQLAAAGARILGDGRPKTGAHGKPVVFLHPKDFAGTLVELEQA